A window of the Gemmatirosa kalamazoonensis genome harbors these coding sequences:
- a CDS encoding IPT/TIG domain-containing protein produces MLGLALACGGTDPTAPLPLYTVLPIGGVQLAAPAGSELRQPIQVEVREPDGAPAKGVAVRFRIVSGRGAVLTDTLVATNADGVGLTRLRLGGTRDSVVIAGSVRGQEDRGVEFRVLPTAPAELIAVQPATYASGDTIVLRGARLADGGSDVLFGSARGRVVGAPSDTLVQAVVPPCLPSGAVSVAVRTGSATTNSVPTVSLSADAPLRLATGEGITSRGTEAGCLRLQTPGQRYLLVPQYASYADSVPAERQYALAIDGATTATMVDDSARRASVQPAAGRLDVRGAFEQMLRATERDIARDVARDAAPAEPTDLEGARAEVRSPNTAALTDLPPPPSLGSTRTFRVLSRLDGTAFTSTTARLRYAGTNILLYEDVGAPAPLADTTVTQLGDLFDRTLYEIDATTFGTESDIDGNGRVIVLMTPLVNALTSAAQCTSQGYVPGYFFGVDLDTRNKNSNRGEIYYSFVPDPGGERSCPHRLGDVMALLPATFLHEFQHMISFNQHVLVRRGSVEAVWLNEGLSHVAEELGARYYDVRYPAPSGRTQTSALLPDSAVPFLRGNLENATLYLSSPTSHSVTAFRDFGTLEERGAAWLFLKWLGAQKGDGVYARLVQTGLRSGQNVESAAGEPFASLFGDFALALYADSVPGLPRAAVSPRYRTGTRPLRELLARGFGLSGYPLALRGQPLTGSLAFVNMVQGTATYFLLTVPAGGVTVRLTGPNGGALSPTLSPQLGVLRISP; encoded by the coding sequence GTGCTCGGGCTGGCGCTCGCGTGCGGCGGCACCGATCCGACCGCGCCGCTCCCTCTGTACACCGTCCTGCCGATCGGGGGTGTACAGCTCGCGGCCCCGGCGGGGAGCGAGCTCCGACAGCCCATTCAGGTCGAGGTGCGGGAGCCGGACGGCGCGCCGGCGAAGGGGGTCGCCGTGCGCTTCCGGATCGTCTCCGGACGCGGCGCGGTGCTCACCGACACGCTCGTCGCGACGAACGCCGACGGCGTCGGCCTCACGCGGCTGCGACTCGGCGGGACGCGCGACTCGGTGGTCATCGCGGGGAGCGTGCGCGGGCAGGAGGATCGCGGGGTCGAGTTCCGCGTGCTCCCCACCGCCCCCGCCGAGCTGATCGCGGTGCAGCCGGCGACGTACGCCTCAGGGGATACCATCGTCCTGCGCGGCGCCCGACTCGCCGACGGCGGCTCCGACGTGCTGTTCGGATCGGCCCGCGGGCGGGTGGTCGGCGCGCCGTCCGACACGCTCGTGCAGGCCGTCGTCCCGCCGTGCCTGCCGTCGGGCGCCGTCTCGGTGGCGGTGCGCACCGGCTCCGCGACGACGAACAGCGTGCCGACGGTCTCCCTCTCCGCCGACGCGCCGCTCCGGCTGGCGACGGGCGAGGGGATCACGAGCCGCGGCACCGAGGCCGGGTGTCTCCGACTCCAGACTCCGGGGCAGCGCTACCTCCTCGTGCCGCAGTACGCCTCGTACGCGGACAGCGTTCCGGCCGAGCGCCAGTACGCGCTGGCGATCGACGGCGCGACGACGGCGACCATGGTGGACGACTCGGCGCGCCGGGCCAGCGTGCAGCCGGCCGCGGGTCGGCTCGACGTGCGCGGCGCGTTCGAGCAGATGCTGCGCGCCACGGAGCGCGACATCGCGCGTGACGTCGCGCGAGACGCCGCCCCCGCCGAGCCGACCGATCTCGAGGGCGCGCGGGCGGAGGTGCGGTCGCCCAACACCGCGGCGCTGACCGACCTGCCCCCACCGCCCTCGCTCGGGAGCACGCGCACCTTCCGGGTGCTGTCGCGGCTCGACGGCACCGCGTTCACCTCGACCACCGCGCGGCTGCGCTACGCGGGGACGAACATCCTGCTGTACGAGGACGTCGGCGCGCCCGCGCCGCTCGCCGACACGACAGTGACGCAGCTCGGCGACCTGTTCGACCGCACGCTCTACGAGATCGATGCGACGACGTTCGGCACCGAGTCGGACATCGATGGCAACGGTCGGGTCATCGTGCTCATGACGCCGCTCGTGAACGCGCTCACGTCGGCCGCGCAGTGCACGTCGCAGGGATACGTGCCGGGCTACTTCTTCGGCGTCGACCTCGACACGCGCAACAAGAACTCGAACCGCGGCGAGATCTACTACTCGTTCGTGCCCGACCCGGGCGGTGAGCGCAGCTGCCCGCACCGGCTGGGCGACGTCATGGCGCTGCTCCCGGCGACGTTCCTGCACGAGTTCCAGCACATGATCTCGTTCAACCAGCACGTGCTGGTGCGCCGCGGCAGCGTGGAGGCGGTGTGGCTGAACGAGGGGCTGAGTCACGTCGCCGAGGAGCTGGGCGCCCGGTACTACGACGTGCGGTACCCGGCGCCCTCGGGACGCACGCAGACGTCGGCGCTGCTTCCCGACTCGGCGGTGCCGTTCCTGCGCGGGAATCTGGAGAACGCGACGCTGTATCTGTCGTCGCCGACGTCGCACTCGGTCACCGCGTTCCGCGACTTCGGCACGCTGGAGGAGCGCGGCGCAGCGTGGCTGTTCCTGAAGTGGTTGGGCGCGCAGAAGGGCGACGGCGTGTACGCGCGGCTGGTGCAGACGGGGCTGCGCAGCGGCCAGAACGTGGAGTCGGCGGCCGGCGAGCCGTTCGCGTCGCTGTTCGGCGACTTCGCGCTCGCGCTCTACGCGGACTCGGTCCCGGGACTGCCGCGGGCCGCGGTGTCGCCCCGGTACCGCACGGGCACCCGGCCGCTGCGCGAGCTGCTTGCGCGCGGCTTCGGCCTCTCGGGCTACCCGCTCGCGCTGCGCGGTCAGCCGCTCACCGGCAGCCTCGCGTTCGTGAACATGGTGCAGGGGACGGCGACGTACTTCCTGCTGACGGTGCCGGCGGGCGGCGTGACGGTGCGGCTGACGGGGCCGAACGGCGGCGCCCTGTCGCCGACGCTCTCGCCGCAGCTCGGCGTGCTGCGCATCTCGCCGTAG
- a CDS encoding aminopeptidase produces the protein MAGSPRAAARARGRAIARRVALGLLGTLAVAVAGLASFPTGRYLLRAAWEEGRILARRRPIAAIVADSTVPAATRAKLRLVLDARRFAADSIGLRAGESFTLYSDIGRDTLVLVLSGARRDTLAPYTWWFPIVGRVPYKGFFAFDAARHAKADLLDAGLDAYLRPSPAFSTLGWFNDPLLNTTLREDAVDLANTVVHELTHNTFYASGQAAFNESFASFVGARGSAWLFRARGDSTAAAEADRRWGQEKRLAAFWTALGRSLDSAYAAHPADSTARVAARDSVYRAARAELATRIAPEVGAPPTWAARVQLDNASLLARLTYGRDLPVFDAVWEREGRDVRRTVRRVIELARGKRDPFAALRAALMNRR, from the coding sequence GTGGCCGGTTCTCCGCGCGCCGCGGCGCGCGCGCGCGGCCGCGCCATCGCGCGTCGCGTCGCGTTAGGCCTGTTAGGCACGCTGGCCGTGGCGGTCGCCGGCCTGGCGTCGTTCCCGACGGGGCGCTACCTGCTGCGCGCCGCGTGGGAGGAGGGGCGCATCCTCGCGCGCCGCCGCCCGATCGCCGCGATCGTCGCCGACTCCACCGTGCCCGCGGCGACGCGCGCGAAGCTCCGGCTCGTGCTCGACGCCCGCCGCTTCGCCGCCGACTCGATCGGGCTCCGCGCCGGCGAGAGCTTCACGCTGTACAGCGACATCGGGCGCGACACGCTGGTGCTCGTACTCTCCGGCGCGCGCCGCGACACGCTCGCACCGTACACGTGGTGGTTCCCGATCGTCGGACGCGTCCCGTACAAGGGGTTCTTCGCGTTCGACGCGGCGCGCCACGCGAAGGCCGACCTGCTGGACGCGGGACTCGACGCGTACCTGCGTCCGTCGCCGGCGTTCAGCACGCTCGGCTGGTTCAACGATCCGCTGCTGAACACGACGCTGCGCGAGGACGCAGTGGACCTCGCGAACACGGTGGTGCACGAGCTCACGCACAACACGTTCTATGCGAGCGGTCAGGCGGCGTTCAACGAGTCGTTCGCGAGCTTCGTGGGCGCACGCGGGTCGGCGTGGCTGTTCCGCGCACGCGGCGACTCGACGGCCGCGGCGGAAGCGGACCGGCGCTGGGGACAGGAGAAGCGCCTCGCCGCGTTCTGGACGGCGTTAGGCCGCTCGCTCGACTCCGCGTACGCCGCGCACCCGGCCGACAGCACGGCACGCGTCGCGGCGCGCGACTCGGTCTACCGGGCCGCACGCGCGGAGCTGGCCACGCGCATCGCCCCGGAGGTCGGCGCGCCGCCGACGTGGGCGGCGCGCGTGCAGCTCGACAACGCGTCGCTGCTCGCGCGGCTCACCTACGGGCGAGACCTGCCGGTGTTCGACGCGGTGTGGGAGCGCGAGGGACGGGACGTGCGGCGGACGGTGCGGCGGGTGATCGAGCTGGCGCGGGGGAAGCGGGATCCGTTCGCGGCGCTGCGCGCCGCGCTGATGAATCGGCGCTGA
- the dnaE gene encoding DNA polymerase III subunit alpha, producing MSFVHLHCHSEYSLLDGANRIDDLIRRALELEQPALAVTDHGNLHAAWEFQEKAKKAKIKPILGMEAYVAPGSRLDRSRPAPGAKPYFHLVLLARDAVGYKNLVKLSSLAFTEGFYVKPRVDRELLAAHSEGLIVSSACLAGEVAGHLMDDRWDAAREAAEWYANVFKDRYYLEVQAHDSEGQAQLNERIFRLGNELGLPVIATNDAHFLKREDHDAHDVLLCIGLGADREDAKRMHYDRGLYFKTHAEIAERFPARADVLENTLRIADEVDVQFGKKYHVPSFPLPQGVATENDLLVKLARDGAVARYGDPLPKEVQERLDYELGVILQTGYSGYFLIVADFIKAARDRGIPVGPGRGSAAGSLVAYALGITNVCPLKFDLLFERFLNPERVSMPDVDVDFCFERRGEVIDYVRQKYGKESVCQIVTFGTMKSRAAIKDVGRVLGFTPAETDQLAKLIPNQPNFSLTIAEAIEQVPDVARLYKTEPRYTELLDYAKALEGLSRHTGVHAAGVVIAPGPVSDFVPVCTQSSKGAGGDGDEKITVAQYDMNCLEKAGMLKMDFLGLTTLTVIHDALKSIEARTGQWLDLDAMEFDDPKTYQMLRSGRTAGVFQFESPLATDVLRQMRCDRFDDLVASNALLRPGPLDTGMHKVYIKRKRGEEPVTYQLPEMEPILRETQGVITYQEQVMRIAQTLAGISLAEADVLRKAVGKKDAELIRQELGKFIEKAVAKGHDRVVIEDIAGQIETFGRYGFNKSHSVAYSVVSYHTAWLKANYPADFMAALLSSCIGKTEDVVKYIAEAREMGIEVLPPDVNESGYKFTVVGENRIRFGLGAVRNVGEGAVQSVLASRAEGGAYTSFFDFVERVDLRACNKRVFEALVCAGALDGLGGHRAQYLAALDTAISAASLKQDEEQRGVLSLFGEAAAADDAGSSAHKLTLPNLPAWSESDRLTREKEILGFYVSGHPLEPFRAEAEIFATHKVAELGAWTPEPITLACVVTAVKKQISKRSGAEFARLTLEDFSGSSEVLVFPEAWSALSDAVKTDVPVLVEGGYSKRDQGAESPTFIVEKVTRLAEKRVGGQVAIAIELAPGAGLAPGVMRDVRATCDAYPGSAPLELRWRDSRASARFRSRSLSVAPSNAVLAELRALLGDERVRLVRA from the coding sequence ATGTCTTTCGTACACCTGCACTGCCACTCCGAGTACTCGCTCCTCGACGGCGCCAACCGGATCGACGACCTCATCCGGCGAGCCCTCGAGTTGGAGCAGCCCGCGCTGGCCGTTACCGATCACGGTAACCTGCACGCCGCGTGGGAGTTCCAGGAGAAGGCGAAGAAAGCGAAGATCAAGCCGATCCTCGGCATGGAGGCCTACGTCGCCCCCGGCTCCCGTCTCGACCGGAGCCGGCCGGCGCCGGGCGCCAAGCCGTACTTCCATCTCGTGCTACTCGCGCGCGATGCGGTCGGTTACAAGAACCTCGTGAAGCTGTCCTCGCTCGCCTTCACCGAGGGATTCTACGTCAAGCCACGGGTCGACCGCGAGTTGCTGGCCGCGCACAGCGAGGGGCTCATCGTCTCCTCGGCGTGCCTCGCCGGCGAGGTGGCGGGCCACCTCATGGACGACCGCTGGGACGCCGCCCGGGAGGCGGCCGAGTGGTACGCGAACGTCTTCAAGGACCGCTACTACCTCGAGGTCCAGGCCCACGACTCCGAGGGGCAGGCGCAGCTGAACGAGCGGATCTTCCGGCTCGGCAACGAGCTCGGGCTGCCCGTCATCGCCACGAACGACGCGCACTTCCTGAAGCGCGAGGACCACGACGCGCACGACGTCCTCCTCTGCATCGGCCTTGGCGCCGACCGCGAGGACGCCAAGCGGATGCACTACGACCGCGGGCTCTACTTCAAGACCCACGCGGAGATCGCCGAACGGTTCCCGGCGCGCGCGGACGTGCTGGAGAACACCCTCCGGATCGCCGACGAGGTCGACGTCCAGTTCGGCAAGAAGTACCACGTGCCGTCGTTCCCGCTGCCGCAGGGCGTGGCGACGGAGAACGACCTCCTCGTGAAGCTCGCCCGCGACGGCGCGGTCGCGCGCTACGGCGACCCGCTGCCGAAGGAGGTGCAGGAGCGCCTCGACTACGAGCTCGGCGTCATCCTGCAGACCGGCTACTCGGGCTACTTCCTCATCGTCGCCGACTTCATCAAGGCGGCGCGCGACCGCGGCATCCCCGTCGGCCCGGGGCGCGGCTCGGCCGCCGGCTCGCTGGTCGCGTACGCGCTCGGCATCACGAACGTCTGCCCGCTGAAGTTCGATCTCCTGTTCGAGCGCTTCCTGAACCCGGAGCGCGTGTCGATGCCCGACGTGGACGTCGACTTCTGCTTCGAGCGGCGCGGCGAGGTGATCGACTACGTGCGGCAGAAGTACGGCAAGGAGTCGGTCTGTCAGATCGTCACCTTCGGGACAATGAAGTCGCGCGCCGCCATCAAGGACGTGGGCCGCGTGCTCGGCTTCACTCCTGCTGAGACGGACCAGCTCGCGAAGCTCATCCCGAACCAGCCGAACTTCTCGCTCACGATCGCCGAAGCGATCGAGCAGGTGCCCGACGTCGCGCGGCTGTACAAGACCGAGCCGCGCTACACCGAGCTGCTCGACTACGCGAAGGCGCTCGAGGGACTCTCCCGCCACACGGGCGTGCACGCGGCCGGCGTCGTCATCGCGCCGGGCCCGGTGAGCGACTTCGTGCCGGTGTGCACGCAGTCGTCCAAGGGCGCCGGCGGCGACGGCGACGAGAAGATCACGGTCGCGCAGTACGACATGAACTGCCTCGAGAAGGCGGGCATGTTGAAGATGGACTTCCTCGGGCTGACCACGCTCACGGTCATCCACGACGCGTTGAAGTCCATCGAGGCGCGCACCGGCCAGTGGCTGGATCTCGACGCGATGGAGTTCGACGACCCGAAGACGTACCAGATGCTCCGCTCCGGCCGCACGGCGGGCGTCTTCCAGTTCGAGTCGCCGCTCGCCACCGACGTGCTGCGGCAGATGCGCTGCGACCGCTTCGACGACCTCGTGGCGTCGAACGCGCTGCTGCGTCCCGGCCCGCTCGATACCGGGATGCACAAGGTCTACATCAAGCGGAAGCGCGGCGAGGAGCCGGTCACGTACCAGCTCCCCGAGATGGAGCCGATCCTGCGCGAGACGCAGGGCGTCATCACCTATCAGGAGCAGGTGATGCGCATCGCGCAGACGCTCGCGGGCATCTCGCTCGCCGAAGCGGACGTGCTGCGCAAGGCCGTCGGCAAGAAGGACGCGGAGCTCATCCGGCAGGAGCTCGGCAAGTTCATCGAGAAGGCGGTCGCGAAGGGGCACGACCGCGTCGTGATCGAGGACATCGCCGGGCAGATCGAGACGTTCGGCCGCTACGGCTTCAACAAGTCGCACTCGGTCGCGTACTCGGTCGTCTCGTACCACACGGCGTGGCTGAAGGCGAACTATCCCGCGGACTTCATGGCCGCTCTCCTGTCGAGCTGCATCGGCAAAACGGAGGACGTCGTGAAGTACATCGCCGAGGCGCGCGAGATGGGGATCGAGGTGCTGCCGCCGGACGTGAACGAGTCGGGCTACAAGTTCACGGTCGTCGGCGAGAACCGGATCCGCTTCGGCCTCGGCGCCGTGCGCAACGTCGGCGAGGGCGCGGTGCAGTCGGTGCTCGCGAGCCGCGCCGAGGGCGGCGCGTACACGAGCTTCTTCGACTTCGTCGAGCGCGTGGACCTGCGCGCGTGCAACAAGCGCGTGTTCGAGGCGCTCGTCTGCGCGGGCGCGCTGGACGGTCTCGGCGGGCACCGCGCGCAGTACCTCGCGGCGCTCGACACCGCCATCTCCGCCGCCTCGCTGAAGCAGGACGAGGAGCAGCGCGGCGTGCTGTCGCTGTTCGGCGAGGCGGCCGCGGCCGACGACGCCGGCAGCTCGGCGCACAAGCTCACGCTCCCGAACCTGCCCGCGTGGAGCGAGAGCGATCGCCTCACGCGCGAGAAGGAGATCCTCGGCTTCTACGTCTCCGGCCATCCGCTGGAGCCGTTCCGCGCGGAGGCGGAGATCTTCGCGACGCACAAGGTCGCGGAGCTCGGTGCCTGGACGCCGGAGCCGATCACGCTCGCGTGCGTGGTGACGGCGGTGAAGAAGCAGATCTCCAAGCGCAGCGGAGCCGAGTTCGCCCGGTTGACACTGGAAGATTTCTCGGGATCTTCCGAGGTGCTGGTCTTCCCCGAGGCCTGGTCGGCGCTCAGCGATGCCGTGAAGACCGACGTGCCCGTGCTCGTGGAAGGCGGATACTCCAAGCGCGATCAGGGAGCGGAGAGTCCCACATTCATCGTCGAGAAGGTGACCCGGCTCGCCGAGAAGCGTGTCGGCGGGCAGGTGGCGATCGCCATCGAGCTCGCTCCCGGCGCCGGCCTCGCGCCCGGCGTGATGCGCGACGTCCGCGCGACGTGCGACGCGTACCCGGGCTCCGCCCCGCTCGAGCTTCGCTGGCGCGATTCGCGCGCCAGCGCCCGCTTCCGCTCGCGCTCCCTCAGCGTCGCCCCGTCGAACGCCGTGCTGGCCGAGCTGCGTGCGCTGCTCGGCGACGAGCGTGTACGCCTGGTCAGGGCATGA
- a CDS encoding M16 family metallopeptidase, with amino-acid sequence MFRLRLVAALLLIASATGAQPVTKDRAPSSPDAPVPLDTAVLSGRLPNGVRYLLRRNGRPEKRVALRLAVNAGSVLEDEDQRGLAHFVEHMAFNGTRRFAKQGIVDFLERSGVRFGPDLNAGTSFDETVYQLDVPSDSAKVLETAVQILADWAHGLTFDSAEVVRERGVVLEEWRQGQGAGSRIANQQRPIVLQGSRYAVRLPIGDTATIVRADAPRLRRFYDTWYRPDLMTVIAVGDADPRRLRDLVAREFSSIPAPRAPRARPTFDVPAHAAPLVSVVTDREATSTLVSVLYKQPARPLGTVRAARREIVEALADIMLNERLSEIAQRADPPYLGAGVGGGQWVRSAELFSASARVRDDGVLRGLAAVLTEVERVRRTGFTASELDRARRNLLRAFEQQYAERDKTSSDALVSRLVDYALTGDPLPSPAWEWAEAQRVVPAVTLADVNASLAARLDGASRVITVQGPESARGAMPTREQLLAVFDQVSGATLAAYADSASDVPLVPTMPTAGRITAARTIPELGVTEWTLSNGARVLLKPTDFKADEVLFQAFGPGGVSAVGDTDYVAASLAAQIVPQGGLGAFDRIALQKRLAGTAATVSPFIGSRWQGLVGSSSPKDLRTMFELAYLTLTAPRADSTAYAAVRARLDAFLATRGNSPQAVFQDTVMVTMAQHHPHARPLTPALVREIDLPRAMRVYRDRFAGAGGFTYVLVGAFQPDSVRPLVEQYVASLPAPSRPDSARDDGMRPPTGVVERTVRKGLEPRASTQLVFTGPMQYSRAEHVALGALGEVLEIRLRERIREALSGTYGVGVSASAQRVPWPSYQLAIGFTSAPDRADELTTAVLQELDSMRTKGPTADEIQKVRETGLRELETAEKQNRWWLGSLAEAVQSGEDPRTIVDGREQLARLTPALVQEAARKYLNAANYAHFTLMPEKP; translated from the coding sequence ATGTTCCGCCTTCGTCTCGTCGCTGCCCTGCTGCTCATTGCCTCCGCGACCGGCGCGCAGCCCGTCACGAAGGATCGCGCGCCGTCGTCGCCGGACGCGCCGGTGCCGCTCGACACCGCGGTGCTGAGCGGGCGGCTGCCGAACGGCGTGCGCTACCTGCTGCGCCGCAACGGGCGCCCGGAGAAGCGCGTGGCGCTGCGGCTCGCCGTGAACGCCGGCTCGGTGCTGGAGGACGAGGATCAGCGCGGCCTCGCGCACTTCGTGGAGCACATGGCGTTCAACGGCACGCGCCGCTTCGCGAAGCAGGGGATCGTCGACTTCCTCGAGCGCTCCGGCGTGCGGTTCGGTCCCGACCTGAACGCCGGCACGAGCTTCGACGAGACGGTCTACCAGCTCGACGTGCCGAGCGACAGCGCGAAGGTGCTCGAGACGGCGGTGCAGATCCTCGCCGACTGGGCGCATGGTCTCACGTTCGACTCCGCGGAGGTCGTGCGCGAGCGCGGCGTGGTGCTCGAGGAGTGGCGGCAGGGACAGGGCGCGGGGTCGCGCATCGCGAACCAGCAGCGGCCGATCGTGCTGCAGGGCTCACGCTACGCCGTGCGTCTGCCGATCGGCGACACGGCGACGATCGTGCGCGCCGACGCGCCGCGACTGCGCCGATTCTACGACACGTGGTACCGGCCGGATCTCATGACCGTCATCGCGGTCGGCGACGCGGATCCGCGGCGACTGCGCGACCTCGTGGCGCGCGAGTTCTCCAGCATTCCCGCGCCGCGTGCGCCGCGCGCGCGCCCGACGTTCGACGTCCCGGCGCACGCCGCGCCGCTCGTGTCGGTGGTGACGGATCGCGAGGCGACGAGCACACTCGTGTCGGTGCTGTACAAGCAGCCGGCGCGCCCGTTAGGCACGGTGCGCGCCGCGCGGCGCGAGATCGTCGAGGCGCTCGCCGACATCATGCTGAACGAGCGGCTCTCCGAGATCGCACAGCGCGCCGACCCGCCGTACCTCGGCGCCGGCGTCGGGGGCGGCCAGTGGGTGCGCAGCGCGGAGCTGTTCTCGGCGTCGGCGCGCGTGCGGGACGACGGCGTGCTGCGCGGCCTCGCGGCGGTGCTCACCGAGGTGGAGCGCGTGCGGCGCACGGGCTTCACGGCGTCGGAGCTGGATCGCGCGCGTCGCAACCTGCTGCGCGCGTTCGAGCAGCAGTACGCGGAGCGCGACAAGACGTCGAGCGACGCGCTCGTCTCGCGGCTCGTGGACTACGCGCTCACCGGCGACCCGCTGCCGTCGCCCGCGTGGGAGTGGGCGGAGGCGCAGCGCGTGGTGCCCGCCGTGACGCTCGCCGACGTGAACGCGAGCCTCGCCGCGCGTCTCGACGGGGCGAGCCGCGTGATCACCGTGCAGGGTCCCGAGAGCGCGCGGGGCGCCATGCCGACGCGCGAGCAGCTGCTCGCGGTGTTCGATCAGGTCTCGGGCGCGACGCTCGCCGCGTACGCCGATTCGGCCAGCGACGTGCCGCTCGTGCCGACGATGCCGACCGCGGGGCGCATCACGGCCGCGCGCACGATCCCGGAGCTCGGCGTCACCGAGTGGACGCTGTCGAACGGCGCGCGCGTGCTGCTGAAGCCGACCGACTTCAAGGCGGACGAGGTGCTGTTCCAGGCGTTCGGGCCTGGCGGCGTGAGCGCGGTGGGGGACACGGACTACGTCGCCGCGTCGCTCGCCGCGCAGATCGTCCCGCAGGGCGGCCTCGGCGCGTTCGACCGCATCGCGCTGCAGAAGCGACTCGCGGGAACCGCGGCCACGGTGTCGCCGTTCATCGGATCGCGGTGGCAGGGGCTCGTCGGATCGAGCTCGCCGAAGGACCTGCGCACGATGTTCGAGCTCGCGTATCTCACGCTCACCGCGCCGCGCGCGGACTCCACCGCGTACGCCGCGGTGCGCGCCCGGCTCGACGCGTTCCTGGCGACGCGCGGCAACAGCCCGCAGGCGGTCTTCCAGGACACGGTGATGGTGACGATGGCGCAGCACCACCCGCACGCGCGTCCGCTCACGCCGGCCCTCGTGCGCGAGATCGATCTGCCGCGCGCGATGCGCGTCTACCGCGACCGCTTCGCCGGCGCGGGCGGCTTCACGTACGTGCTCGTCGGCGCGTTCCAGCCCGACTCGGTGCGCCCGCTCGTCGAGCAGTACGTCGCGTCGCTCCCTGCCCCCTCGCGTCCCGACTCGGCGCGCGACGACGGCATGCGTCCGCCGACGGGCGTCGTCGAGCGCACGGTGCGCAAGGGGCTCGAGCCGCGCGCGTCGACGCAGCTCGTGTTCACCGGCCCGATGCAGTACAGCCGCGCCGAGCACGTCGCCCTCGGCGCGTTAGGCGAGGTGCTCGAGATCCGGCTGCGCGAGCGGATCCGCGAGGCGCTGAGCGGCACCTACGGCGTCGGCGTCAGCGCGTCGGCGCAGCGCGTGCCGTGGCCGTCGTACCAGCTCGCGATCGGCTTCACCTCGGCGCCCGACCGCGCCGACGAGCTGACGACGGCGGTGCTGCAGGAGCTCGACTCGATGCGCACGAAGGGTCCGACGGCGGACGAGATCCAGAAGGTGCGCGAGACCGGCCTGCGCGAGCTGGAGACGGCGGAGAAGCAGAACCGCTGGTGGCTCGGATCGCTCGCCGAGGCGGTGCAGTCGGGCGAGGATCCGCGCACGATCGTCGACGGGCGCGAGCAGCTCGCGCGGCTCACGCCGGCGCTCGTGCAGGAGGCGGCGCGGAAGTACCTGAACGCGGCGAACTACGCGCATTTCACGCTGATGCCGGAGAAGCCGTGA